The Erwinia billingiae Eb661 nucleotide sequence CTGGGTGACCAGCATTTGCGGCTTGAAGAAGTGCCCTTTGCGCGCGCGCAGACGGGATTCAATGGTGTCGAAATCGCCCTGCAGATAGACGAAGGACAGGTTGTCGTTGCCTTTGCGCAGGATGTCGCGGTAACTCTTTTTCAGCGCCGAGCAGACAATCAGCGAGATGTCGTTGGTGCGCTGCATGGCGAATGCCGCATCGTTAATCGCTTCCAGCCAGGGTTTGCGGTCATCATCATTGAGCGGATGGCCTTCAGACATTTTCTCGATGTTGGCGCGAGGATGAAGAAAATCCCCGTCAAGAAACGCCGCCTTCAACTGGTGTGCAACGGCGTTGGCAACAGCTGATTTGCCGCTTCCGGATACGCCCATCAACACGAACACGTAATTGGACGAAGGGGTAATTTTCATTATTTATGCTCCGGCAGAGAAGTCTATTGAGATGGCCGTTCTGGGTCAGCCCAATTTGTTATCGGTAACATTGTCTGGACGGCCGTCCTCTAAGGCAACAGCTGGGGAGGAAAAAGCTGGTAAATGTGAAGTAGCTCAAAAAAATGACAGTTTCAGAGTGATGGCGGCACAAAGGGACAACTTTCATCCACAGCGCGCGGGCAGCAAACCCTCTCGCCCACACGCAGTGGATAAATCCGCCCTGCCGTCAGATGCTGCCACCTTCCGAAATGGTAAAGCCGACATTCACCTGTTTGGCGTCGCGCAACTCACCGCGGATGCTGGACAGCAGCAATGCGGCAGATTCACGACCCATTTTTTCACGCGGTGTCACCACCGTTGCCAGTTCAGGTGTTACCACCTGAGTAATATCATGGCCGTGAAAACCGGCAATCGCCATTTCCTGGGGCACCCGCAATCCCTGACGCTGGCATTCGAACATCGCGCCGACCGCCAGGTCATCGTTGGTACAAAACAGGCTGTCGGTATCGGGATAGCGGCGCTGGGCTTCCTTCAGCAGGGTTGCGCCCATCGAGAAAGAGGACGCCTCTTCCATCATGATGCTGCGCGGCTCCAGGCCGGCTTCCCGCATCGCCTTCTCGTAGCCCTGCTGCTTAAGCAAGGTACGCTCATCCAGGCGGGCGCCAAGGTACACCGTACGGCGATGGCCTTTCTGCAGAATGGCATGGGTCATTTGGCGCGCGGCTTCAACGTTATCGAAGCCGACCGCCATATCCAGGCAAGGCGACACCGAATCCATCATTTCCAGCACCGGGATGCCGGCGGTTTCCAGCATCCGCAGGCTGGCGGCGGTGTGGGTGCGTTCGGTGAGGATCAGGCCATCAATGTTCCAGGCCAGCAACGAGCGGATTTGCAGCTCTTCTTTTTCCGCGCTGTAGCCAAAGTGGCCCAGCATAGTCTGGTAGCCCGCGGCATCGGTCACCGCCTCAATGCCGCGCAGCACATCGGCGAACACCTGGTTGGTCAGGGAGGGCAGCAGCACGCCAATGGCGCGACTGGTGGAATTAGACAAAATATCGGGGGCTTTATTGGGGATGTAACCCAGCTCATCCAGCGCCTCGGCAATCCGGCTCTGTAAGGCAACAGAGACCTGATCGGGATTACGCAGATAGCGGCTAACGGTCATTTTGGTGATGCCCACACGATCGGCAACATCCTGTAATACCGGTCTTTTCTTCTTCATTGTTGTAAAGGGTCAGGGGAGAGATGAAGAGAGTGTAACAAAATTGAAAGGGAAACG carries:
- the gntK gene encoding gluconokinase, whose translation is MKITPSSNYVFVLMGVSGSGKSAVANAVAHQLKAAFLDGDFLHPRANIEKMSEGHPLNDDDRKPWLEAINDAAFAMQRTNDISLIVCSALKKSYRDILRKGNDNLSFVYLQGDFDTIESRLRARKGHFFKPQMLVTQFSTLEEPGTDERDVLVVDINQTLDEVVAATITTIEGAIKK
- the gntR gene encoding gluconate operon transcriptional repressor GntR; translation: MKKKRPVLQDVADRVGITKMTVSRYLRNPDQVSVALQSRIAEALDELGYIPNKAPDILSNSTSRAIGVLLPSLTNQVFADVLRGIEAVTDAAGYQTMLGHFGYSAEKEELQIRSLLAWNIDGLILTERTHTAASLRMLETAGIPVLEMMDSVSPCLDMAVGFDNVEAARQMTHAILQKGHRRTVYLGARLDERTLLKQQGYEKAMREAGLEPRSIMMEEASSFSMGATLLKEAQRRYPDTDSLFCTNDDLAVGAMFECQRQGLRVPQEMAIAGFHGHDITQVVTPELATVVTPREKMGRESAALLLSSIRGELRDAKQVNVGFTISEGGSI